One segment of Candidatus Micropelagos thuwalensis DNA contains the following:
- a CDS encoding shikimate dehydrogenase, translating into MMSGKLANSVQGPAKAGILGWPVTHSRSPLIHGYWLKMHNLEGSYEKLLASPEDFQDVVMGLMEAGYAGANVTVPHKEAAYALADVVDPSASRLSAANLLVFKEGEIHAANTDGYGFLQSLHEGAEDTNIEKKWLSKPAALLGAGGASRAIIGALVDAGVPELRISNRTMEKIESLGFLCEGTQTKMTAVPWNDRAAMLDGCGLLVNTTTLGMSGQPSLDISLDKLPDFAAVVDIVYAPLETSLLKVAAQKGLRTVDGLGMLLHQAAPSFAAWFGVTPEVTPELRQLVINNLEEKS; encoded by the coding sequence ATGATGTCCGGTAAACTCGCTAATAGCGTTCAAGGCCCAGCAAAGGCGGGTATTCTCGGTTGGCCTGTTACGCATTCGCGCTCTCCTTTAATTCATGGTTATTGGCTCAAAATGCACAACCTTGAGGGCAGTTATGAGAAATTGCTAGCCTCACCTGAGGACTTTCAGGATGTTGTGATGGGTCTTATGGAGGCGGGTTATGCAGGAGCCAATGTTACTGTGCCCCATAAGGAGGCAGCTTATGCTCTGGCTGATGTTGTTGATCCAAGTGCGTCACGATTAAGCGCTGCCAATTTATTGGTTTTTAAAGAAGGTGAGATACATGCCGCCAATACCGATGGCTATGGTTTTTTGCAGAGCTTGCATGAGGGGGCTGAAGACACAAATATCGAAAAAAAATGGTTGTCAAAACCTGCCGCCCTGTTGGGTGCGGGCGGTGCATCGCGCGCCATAATTGGGGCGCTTGTTGATGCAGGTGTGCCCGAATTGCGGATTAGCAATCGGACGATGGAAAAAATCGAAAGCTTGGGTTTTCTTTGCGAGGGAACACAAACCAAGATGACTGCTGTTCCATGGAACGACCGGGCGGCAATGTTGGATGGGTGCGGACTTTTGGTTAACACTACCACCCTCGGTATGTCAGGGCAGCCCTCGCTTGATATCTCGTTGGATAAGCTGCCGGATTTTGCGGCGGTGGTCGATATTGTCTATGCGCCGCTGGAAACATCTTTATTAAAGGTTGCCGCACAAAAAGGCCTGCGGACTGTTGACGGTCTTGGCATGCTCTTGCATCAGGCGGCGCCGAGCTTTGCCGCATGGTTTGGGGTTACGCCTGAAGTGACACCGGAATTGAGACAGCTTGTTATAAATAATCTCGAGGAGAAAAGCTGA
- the coaE gene encoding dephospho-CoA kinase (Dephospho-CoA kinase (CoaE) performs the final step in coenzyme A biosynthesis.) yields MLLVGLTGSIGMGKSKSAELFEAEGLPVYDADASVHALYEKGGAAVAPLSEHFPEAIKDGAVDRTILGKLVLNDGEMLQKLESIVHPLAGKMQKDFLETQEAAGKKAVILDIPLLLEKKAEGLVDVVVVVSTSPEVQKQRVLDRPGMTEEKFHSILSKQMPDSEKREKADFVVDSTISVADAHRQIRDIISRLDDIPARALAVRKALTT; encoded by the coding sequence ATGTTGCTGGTCGGCCTGACGGGCTCTATTGGGATGGGTAAATCTAAATCTGCTGAACTTTTCGAAGCTGAGGGTCTGCCAGTTTATGATGCTGATGCGTCGGTACATGCACTTTACGAAAAAGGCGGCGCGGCTGTTGCCCCTCTTTCTGAGCACTTTCCGGAAGCCATAAAAGATGGTGCCGTGGATCGGACGATATTGGGAAAGTTAGTGTTAAATGATGGTGAGATGTTGCAAAAACTTGAAAGTATTGTTCATCCGCTTGCGGGTAAAATGCAAAAAGATTTTCTTGAGACACAGGAAGCTGCCGGTAAAAAAGCAGTCATTCTAGATATTCCACTTTTACTTGAAAAAAAAGCTGAGGGTCTTGTTGACGTTGTGGTTGTTGTTAGCACGTCCCCCGAGGTGCAAAAACAACGTGTGCTTGACCGCCCGGGTATGACAGAAGAAAAGTTTCATTCCATTTTAAGCAAGCAAATGCCGGATTCCGAGAAGCGTGAGAAGGCTGATTTTGTTGTGGATAGCACAATTTCTGTGGCAGACGCCCATAGGCAAATCAGGGATATAATAAGCAGGCTTGATGATATACCAGCGCGGGCGTTGGCGGTCAGAAAGGCGCTAACGACATAG
- the dnaQ gene encoding DNA polymerase III subunit epsilon: MREIILDTETTGISPDDGDRIVEIGCLEVEHQMPTGRTFQCYLNPERPMSQGATNITGISDAFLRDKPKFAEKVDDFLAFIGDSKLVMHNAPFDMGFLNHELALIGRPALGYDRVVDTLEIARTKFAGAKNDLNSLCRRFGVDNSGREKHGALLDSELLAEVYLELKGGRQPGLIFKQDRLDCNDQEIKQHTDTARPRRPEPLPSRLTQAEESAHQEFIKNLSAPSKWQATE, from the coding sequence ATGAGAGAAATTATCCTCGATACAGAAACCACCGGCATAAGCCCGGATGATGGTGATCGAATTGTCGAAATCGGCTGTCTTGAAGTTGAGCACCAAATGCCCACCGGAAGAACTTTTCAATGTTATCTCAATCCTGAGCGCCCAATGTCTCAGGGGGCGACGAACATAACAGGCATAAGTGATGCGTTTTTGCGTGATAAGCCAAAATTTGCCGAGAAGGTTGATGATTTTCTCGCCTTCATCGGTGACAGCAAGTTGGTTATGCATAATGCCCCATTTGATATGGGGTTCTTAAATCATGAATTAGCCCTAATTGGCCGACCGGCGCTGGGTTATGATCGTGTTGTTGATACGTTGGAAATTGCGCGCACAAAATTTGCGGGTGCGAAAAACGATTTGAATTCACTTTGCCGTAGATTTGGGGTCGACAATTCAGGGCGGGAAAAGCACGGCGCCTTACTGGATAGTGAACTGCTTGCCGAGGTTTATCTTGAGCTGAAGGGCGGTCGTCAGCCCGGGCTAATTTTTAAACAGGATCGGCTTGATTGCAATGATCAGGAAATAAAACAGCATACCGACACAGCGCGCCCGCGACGCCCGGAACCGCTTCCGTCTCGCCTCACGCAGGCGGAGGAAAGCGCGCATCAGGAATTTATAAAAAACCTGTCAGCGCCCTCAAAATGGCAGGCTACTGAATAA
- the secB gene encoding protein-export chaperone SecB — protein MTADDNNDAPQPAANPSSDGPSFSVLSQYVKDLSFENPHAPNKPAESKEGSNIDVQVNVGTTPLHDDAHEVTLNFRVEAKTGETTLFIVELVYAGVFKIVGLTQEALRPALLIEAPRHLFPFARQIIADVTQNSGYPTLMLDPINFAGLYQQSEARAQESNEANTQPN, from the coding sequence ATGACCGCCGACGATAATAATGACGCCCCCCAACCTGCCGCAAATCCAAGCTCAGATGGGCCGAGCTTTAGTGTTCTCAGCCAATATGTAAAAGACTTATCTTTTGAGAATCCCCACGCCCCCAATAAGCCAGCTGAAAGCAAAGAAGGTTCCAATATTGATGTTCAGGTAAATGTCGGCACAACCCCCCTGCATGATGACGCCCATGAAGTAACATTGAACTTTCGCGTTGAGGCCAAAACGGGTGAGACGACACTTTTTATTGTCGAGCTAGTTTATGCCGGTGTGTTTAAAATCGTCGGACTCACGCAAGAAGCATTGCGCCCGGCACTCCTGATAGAAGCGCCGCGCCATCTGTTTCCTTTTGCGCGCCAAATAATTGCCGATGTCACTCAAAACAGTGGCTACCCAACACTCATGCTTGATCCGATTAATTTTGCCGGCCTTTATCAGCAGAGTGAAGCGCGCGCGCAAGAGAGCAATGAGGCCAATACTCAGCCAAACTAG
- a CDS encoding FxsA family protein, with product MSFLLLVFFILLPIVEITLLIDIGSNIGAGATILLIIATAVVGVGLVRYQGLSILKDAQIQISKGQPPAKALAHGILVLLAGLMLIIPGFFTDGIGFLLLLPPVRSLLLDFVVGSIMTEFTSDFSAKFYSGAFSQNSGAHPAPANDDDVIDAQHIVIDKKDPES from the coding sequence ATGTCTTTTTTATTGTTAGTTTTTTTCATTTTATTACCGATTGTCGAAATTACGCTTCTTATTGACATCGGAAGCAATATCGGCGCCGGCGCAACAATCCTACTTATTATCGCCACCGCAGTGGTCGGGGTGGGGCTTGTGCGCTATCAAGGTTTATCTATTCTAAAAGATGCGCAAATTCAAATAAGCAAAGGCCAACCCCCTGCTAAGGCGTTGGCGCATGGCATTCTTGTCTTACTTGCAGGATTAATGCTCATTATCCCCGGCTTCTTTACGGACGGTATTGGTTTTCTGCTACTCTTGCCGCCTGTTAGGTCTCTGCTTCTAGATTTCGTTGTCGGGAGCATAATGACTGAATTCACTTCGGATTTCAGTGCAAAATTTTATTCCGGCGCATTCTCGCAAAATAGTGGGGCTCACCCCGCCCCAGCAAATGATGATGATGTCATTGACGCCCAACATATCGTGATTGACAAAAAAGACCCTGAAAGTTAA
- a CDS encoding Tim44/TimA family putative adaptor protein, whose amino-acid sequence MNLILLVFVIVIIWRLNAVLGTGGGTNNKNNDTYGFGLDDRDKNHNKNSHSRGQQTEGGPSRPPLRVVANGETPKTADELTKIRGLDPSFDARLFIENASTAYEIILRCFSEHDRKTLKPLVSAEVYQGFDQVMKSREQEGHTLRTEIISVDRAEIADVELEGSLARITINFEVSLASALTDSAGELLEGGLENINKNNDLWSFERDLKKKTPIWVLVATESV is encoded by the coding sequence TTGAACCTCATATTGCTGGTTTTTGTAATCGTCATTATCTGGCGGCTGAATGCTGTTTTGGGTACTGGCGGCGGCACCAACAATAAAAATAACGATACTTATGGTTTTGGTCTGGATGACAGGGATAAAAACCACAACAAAAACAGTCATAGCAGAGGCCAGCAGACAGAAGGCGGCCCTAGCCGCCCACCTTTGCGTGTGGTTGCCAATGGCGAGACTCCCAAAACTGCAGATGAACTAACAAAAATCCGCGGACTTGATCCGTCATTTGATGCGCGCTTATTTATAGAAAACGCGTCCACAGCCTATGAAATTATTCTCCGGTGCTTTTCTGAGCATGACCGCAAAACGCTCAAACCGCTTGTAAGTGCAGAGGTTTATCAAGGCTTTGATCAGGTTATGAAATCGCGAGAGCAGGAGGGGCACACCCTGCGCACCGAAATTATTTCTGTGGATCGCGCTGAAATCGCTGATGTTGAGCTTGAAGGTAGCCTTGCCCGCATCACAATCAATTTTGAGGTCTCGCTGGCTTCGGCGTTAACCGACAGTGCGGGAGAGCTGCTTGAGGGCGGACTGGAAAATATAAATAAAAATAATGATTTGTGGAGCTTTGAGCGCGATTTGAAGAAAAAAACCCCGATTTGGGTTTTGGTCGCCACCGAAAGTGTCTAG
- a CDS encoding Smr/MutS family protein, protein MQGSEKNSGKNKSTSSEGDDEADVWARVAKSTRKLNKKQKDSYQAERLSKPARPDTKKPAVGKMSVLKQSSPKPAAKHESSRPTPLKSVKKLERLDRNELRRVRRGRDAIEQTLDLHGLRAAIAKKRVETFIHSAHANGCKWVLIITGKGERGEGALKKETPIWLGMLAEKGLVMGFDLAPPNMGGSGAVCVRLRKKRHKPKCAKLLANHPDTC, encoded by the coding sequence ATGCAGGGTTCTGAGAAGAATTCTGGAAAAAACAAATCCACTTCTTCTGAAGGTGATGACGAAGCGGACGTTTGGGCACGCGTTGCAAAATCAACCCGCAAGCTAAATAAAAAGCAAAAGGATTCTTATCAAGCCGAGCGGCTTAGCAAGCCAGCGCGTCCGGACACCAAAAAACCCGCAGTCGGGAAAATGAGTGTATTGAAACAATCCTCCCCCAAACCTGCTGCTAAACATGAATCCTCAAGACCTACACCCCTTAAATCCGTCAAGAAGCTGGAGAGGCTGGACCGTAATGAGTTGCGCCGTGTACGCCGCGGACGCGATGCGATTGAACAGACGCTTGACTTGCATGGTTTAAGGGCGGCAATCGCCAAAAAAAGAGTTGAGACCTTTATCCATTCAGCCCACGCAAATGGGTGCAAGTGGGTGCTTATTATTACGGGCAAAGGTGAGCGGGGAGAAGGTGCATTAAAAAAAGAGACCCCGATCTGGTTAGGCATGCTGGCCGAAAAAGGCCTTGTTATGGGTTTTGATTTAGCCCCTCCAAATATGGGTGGTAGCGGCGCAGTTTGTGTGCGCTTGCGGAAAAAAAGACATAAGCCAAAATGTGCCAAATTATTGGCAAATCACCCTGACACCTGTTAA
- the hisB gene encoding imidazoleglycerol-phosphate dehydratase HisB yields MSRTAEIKRETKETGVTVKLNLDGTGVYNISTGIGFLDHMLEQLSRHSLIDLEVIAKGDLHIDFHHTTEDTGIVIGEAVRQALGDFKGLVRYGSAIIPMDETCSRVSLDVSQRPYLIWKVDFTKPKLGDMDTELFKEWFQAFAQSAGITLHVENMYGENNHHIIESCFKGLARALRQAIDIDPRKADDIPSTKGVLGN; encoded by the coding sequence ATGTCAAGAACAGCAGAAATTAAGCGTGAAACCAAAGAAACAGGGGTTACGGTCAAACTGAACCTTGACGGCACCGGCGTTTATAACATCTCGACGGGCATCGGGTTTTTGGATCATATGCTTGAGCAACTCTCCCGGCACTCTCTGATTGACCTCGAAGTGATAGCCAAGGGTGACTTGCATATTGATTTTCACCACACAACAGAAGATACAGGCATCGTTATTGGCGAGGCGGTACGCCAGGCATTGGGTGATTTTAAAGGGCTTGTCAGGTATGGCAGCGCCATTATTCCGATGGACGAAACCTGTAGCCGCGTGTCGCTTGATGTTTCACAGCGGCCTTACCTTATCTGGAAAGTTGATTTCACCAAGCCTAAGCTGGGTGATATGGATACAGAGCTTTTTAAAGAGTGGTTCCAAGCCTTCGCGCAATCTGCCGGTATAACGTTACATGTTGAAAATATGTATGGTGAGAATAATCACCACATTATCGAAAGTTGTTTTAAGGGGCTGGCGCGTGCTTTGCGTCAGGCAATAGACATTGATCCACGTAAGGCAGATGACATTCCCTCCACAAAAGGCGTTCTCGGCAATTAA
- the hisH gene encoding imidazole glycerol phosphate synthase subunit HisH encodes MTIAIIDYGLGNLRSAQKAFERVASELSLTSEVMLTANAADVAAADHIVLPGVGAFADCAAGLDALDGMTEALRERVLIGGKPFLGICVGMQLLATTGHEREVTNGLDWLPGHVQKLEVDSTAYKIPHMGWNTIDVSKGHKVLEGLDGESVYFVHSYAFRPDDISNCLATTTHGASFASVVGRNNIIGTQFHPEKSQHVGLRLIKNFLEWRP; translated from the coding sequence TTGACAATAGCAATAATCGACTACGGCTTAGGCAATTTGCGTTCTGCGCAAAAAGCTTTTGAGCGTGTTGCATCCGAGCTCTCATTAACATCTGAGGTAATGCTGACTGCCAATGCCGCAGACGTCGCGGCGGCGGACCATATTGTTTTGCCTGGCGTTGGTGCTTTTGCGGATTGCGCGGCGGGACTTGATGCGCTTGACGGTATGACGGAAGCGTTGCGAGAGAGAGTGCTAATTGGCGGCAAGCCGTTTCTGGGTATTTGTGTGGGTATGCAATTGCTGGCCACCACAGGCCATGAACGCGAAGTAACAAATGGCCTCGATTGGTTGCCCGGGCACGTGCAAAAGCTTGAAGTTGACAGCACTGCTTATAAAATTCCGCATATGGGCTGGAACACGATTGATGTGTCGAAGGGCCATAAGGTTCTGGAAGGGTTGGACGGAGAGTCTGTATATTTTGTCCACTCTTATGCTTTCCGCCCCGACGATATAAGTAATTGTCTGGCGACCACTACGCATGGGGCATCATTTGCATCGGTGGTTGGGCGCAACAATATTATCGGCACGCAATTTCATCCCGAAAAAAGCCAGCATGTTGGCCTGCGTCTCATCAAAAATTTTCTGGAGTGGCGACCATGA
- the hisA gene encoding 1-(5-phosphoribosyl)-5-[(5-phosphoribosylamino)methylideneamino]imidazole-4-carboxamide isomerase: MILFPAIDLKNGACVRLEQGDMDRATVFNDDPAAQAKAFQSQGFSHLHLVDLDGAFAGAPVNADAVDQILAATKVTTQLGGGIRDLPTIESWLARGVGRVILGTAAVRHPELVIEACRIFPNRIVVGIDARNGNVAVEGWAETGNMDAQLLAKKFEDVGVATIVYTDIDRDGMLRGINVEATAALARGINIPVIASGGLAGLEDLEKLLAVEKDGVTGVISGRALYDGRLDATSALAMEGIC, from the coding sequence ATGATTTTATTCCCTGCAATAGATTTAAAAAATGGCGCGTGCGTGCGACTTGAGCAAGGGGATATGGATCGTGCAACGGTCTTTAATGATGACCCTGCGGCACAGGCTAAGGCTTTCCAATCTCAAGGGTTTTCGCATCTCCATCTTGTTGATCTGGATGGTGCTTTTGCAGGTGCGCCTGTCAATGCTGATGCGGTTGACCAAATTCTTGCGGCTACAAAAGTTACAACCCAGCTTGGTGGCGGGATAAGAGATTTGCCAACAATAGAAAGCTGGCTCGCGCGTGGGGTCGGGCGGGTTATTCTTGGCACGGCGGCGGTGCGCCATCCTGAACTAGTTATTGAGGCTTGTCGCATCTTTCCGAATCGCATTGTTGTTGGCATAGATGCGCGCAATGGCAACGTTGCCGTCGAAGGCTGGGCTGAGACCGGCAATATGGATGCTCAATTACTTGCCAAGAAATTTGAGGATGTGGGGGTTGCTACCATTGTTTACACAGATATTGACCGCGATGGCATGCTGCGGGGTATTAATGTTGAGGCAACTGCGGCGCTGGCGCGGGGCATAAATATTCCTGTTATAGCCTCTGGCGGGTTGGCGGGGCTTGAGGATCTTGAAAAATTGCTGGCGGTTGAGAAAGACGGCGTGACGGGTGTCATATCGGGTCGCGCACTTTACGATGGTCGCCTGGATGCTACCAGCGCTTTGGCAATGGAGGGTATATGCTGA
- the hisF gene encoding imidazole glycerol phosphate synthase subunit HisF, with product MLKTRIIPCLDVKDGRVVKGVNFVDLIDAGDPVEAARAYDAAGADELCFLDITASHERRSILLDVVRMTAEQCFMPLTVGGGVRTPQDVRELLLAGADKVSFNTTAVKDPDIVVESARKFGSQCIVVAIDAKQTDEGRWEIFTHGGREATGIEAVNFAQEMVARGAGEILLTSMDRDGTREGFDLALTRKLADAVPVPVIASGGVGHPEHFISGVVEGHASAVLAASIFHFGNFTISEAKQIMLAAGIDVRL from the coding sequence ATGCTGAAGACCCGAATTATTCCGTGCCTTGACGTTAAAGATGGGCGTGTCGTTAAAGGAGTTAATTTCGTTGATCTGATTGATGCGGGTGATCCGGTTGAAGCAGCGCGTGCTTATGATGCTGCCGGGGCGGATGAGTTATGTTTTCTTGATATCACCGCCAGCCATGAGCGCAGAAGTATTTTGCTTGATGTTGTTCGTATGACAGCAGAGCAATGCTTCATGCCGTTGACAGTAGGTGGCGGCGTGCGCACGCCTCAAGATGTTCGTGAATTATTGCTGGCGGGGGCTGATAAGGTTTCGTTTAACACGACGGCTGTTAAAGACCCGGATATAGTTGTGGAATCGGCGCGTAAATTTGGCTCCCAATGTATTGTTGTCGCCATTGATGCGAAACAGACTGATGAGGGTCGGTGGGAAATTTTTACCCACGGCGGACGCGAAGCGACAGGGATTGAGGCGGTTAACTTCGCTCAAGAAATGGTTGCACGTGGTGCGGGGGAAATTTTATTAACCTCTATGGATCGTGATGGAACGAGAGAGGGCTTTGATTTGGCCCTGACCCGCAAGCTTGCAGATGCTGTGCCGGTGCCGGTTATCGCCTCGGGTGGCGTTGGGCATCCGGAACATTTTATTAGTGGTGTCGTTGAGGGGCATGCGAGCGCGGTGCTTGCGGCAAGTATTTTCCATTTCGGGAACTTTACAATTTCAGAAGCCAAGCAGATTATGCTGGCCGCAGGCATTGACGTCAGGCTTTAA
- a CDS encoding phosphoribosyl-ATP diphosphatase has protein sequence MVSQKSEILDELFEIIETRKHGDAEASYTAKLFSKGPATIGRKLNEESVEALIAAAQDNPSELALEAADVIYHLLVLLASLGVSLGEVLDILAKRQGVSGLEEKASRQAAEHKGVTKGD, from the coding sequence ATGGTGTCTCAAAAATCGGAAATTCTTGATGAGCTTTTCGAAATCATTGAAACACGCAAGCACGGCGATGCTGAAGCTTCCTATACGGCAAAGCTTTTCTCAAAAGGGCCGGCGACTATCGGGCGAAAGCTCAATGAAGAATCTGTCGAGGCATTGATTGCCGCGGCACAGGACAATCCTTCCGAATTGGCACTGGAAGCTGCGGATGTGATTTATCATCTGTTGGTTTTGTTGGCGTCGCTGGGTGTCAGCCTAGGTGAGGTTTTGGATATTCTCGCCAAGAGACAGGGCGTTTCCGGTCTGGAAGAAAAAGCATCAAGACAGGCGGCTGAACATAAAGGTGTCACAAAAGGGGATTAG
- the coaA gene encoding type I pantothenate kinase — MKNPEDKSVEKNGSPPSPYRHFSATAWGKLRDDTPLPLTEEEVVGLRGRGETVSIAEVEQIYLPLSRLLNLYAEGVQTLHGATNAFLGNTQKVPYIIGVAGSVAVGKSTTSRILKELLARWPSHPKVELVTTDGFLHPNKTLEERGLADRKGFPESFDLAGLRKFLTNVKSGEKGLQAPTYSHIIYDVVPDQYLEVDQPDILIVEGLNVLQPARPDDASEGIPFVSDFFDFSIFIDAEPAVIEEWYVERFLGLRQTAFSQPDAYFSRYADLDDVDADRVAREIWKLINLRNLEENILPTRWRADLVLHKSADHTIDQVSLRKI, encoded by the coding sequence ATGAAAAACCCTGAGGACAAGAGTGTAGAAAAAAACGGAAGCCCACCTTCCCCCTATCGACATTTCTCGGCCACCGCTTGGGGAAAGTTGCGCGATGATACGCCGCTGCCGCTTACAGAAGAAGAGGTTGTGGGTTTGCGTGGGCGCGGCGAAACGGTTTCTATTGCTGAGGTTGAGCAAATTTATCTGCCGTTATCGCGCCTTCTTAATCTTTATGCGGAGGGGGTGCAAACGTTGCACGGGGCGACCAATGCCTTTCTTGGGAACACTCAAAAAGTGCCTTACATTATTGGTGTCGCCGGATCAGTGGCGGTTGGAAAAAGCACGACATCTCGTATTTTAAAGGAATTGCTGGCCCGTTGGCCCAGCCATCCTAAAGTTGAACTTGTTACCACGGACGGATTTTTGCATCCCAATAAGACGCTTGAAGAGCGCGGTCTTGCAGATAGAAAAGGCTTTCCTGAAAGCTTTGATTTGGCTGGTCTAAGAAAATTTCTAACCAATGTTAAGTCAGGCGAAAAGGGTCTCCAAGCCCCAACATATTCACATATCATTTATGATGTTGTGCCGGATCAATATCTTGAGGTGGACCAGCCGGATATTCTGATTGTTGAGGGGTTGAATGTATTACAGCCTGCGCGCCCGGATGATGCGTCAGAGGGTATTCCATTTGTCTCGGATTTTTTTGATTTTTCAATCTTTATTGATGCGGAACCTGCGGTCATTGAGGAATGGTATGTAGAGCGTTTTCTGGGACTGCGACAGACAGCATTTAGCCAGCCTGATGCTTATTTCTCGCGCTATGCCGATTTGGATGATGTGGATGCTGACCGGGTGGCACGCGAAATCTGGAAGTTAATAAATTTACGCAATCTTGAAGAAAATATTCTCCCGACGCGCTGGCGCGCAGACCTCGTGTTGCACAAATCTGCCGATCATACGATTGATCAAGTGTCCCTCAGAAAAATTTAA